ATTGGCCTCCGCCAATACCCGCACCGCCGCATCCAGCGCCGAGAGCCGTTGGACCTTGGGCGACGTTGGCCCACGTTTCGATTGGGCGGCCTTTTGGGTTCGGGTCGTAGGTTTTCTTGGCTTGGGGCTGGCCTTGCCGCCCTGGGCCGACGGGGACGCTTTCTTGGGATTGTACAGGCCCACCAGCCGTTCGGCGGATTGGATGGCCACCGGCTTATTGCCGGCCAGCGTCACCGCCTCCCAGCCGCCCTCCTGGGCGGCCTTCATGATCCGCACGGGCGTAGTGTTCCTGCCGACCTTCAGGTCGTACACGCTGCCGATTTGGATGTCTTGGGTTTTCATCATTTGGGTCCTTTCAAAAAAATGTTCGTCCGGAACGCTCCGCCACGCTGCTACAGGCGGGTTTCCTGGAGGGTATCTTCGATTTCGCTTACTTCGAATCCGCTCAGGAAACTCAAGATTTCCATCAGGTTCTGGCGGATGTGCTTTAAATCCCCGACGTGGCCCCAATTAATTTCTTTGGGGGTTTTGCCCAATTCGCATTCAAAGAATCCGAGCAGGTTGGCGATGTCGCTTTTGGCGGTTTCGTATTCGGTTTTTACATCTTGTTTTGCCATGTTTGGGTCTCCTAAAAAGGCGTTTTTATTGTTCAATTCCAGGGATGACTTACCGGCTTTTGGCCCCGGATCCAAGGGAATTAAGTCATTATTTTCAAAGAATTTGCATTATTTTTTTAGCCGTTCTGGACCCGGGGTAGAATGAATCCAAAACTGCTCAAAATTACGGCCTTAAGCGTGGAGGAACTGGCCCAATTGCTCCGCCAGGCGGGCCGCCGGTCTATCTCTGGACAAGCGGTGCTGGCAATCGCCCAAAAGGCTGGAATTGTCCGGGATGGAGGCAGGATTAACCTGATTGAATACACCGCATTTCTGGCCCGGGAGGTGGCCGGTGGCGCCGATTAATCCAACCCAACTGAAACCCGCCGAGCTGACACGCTTGCTCAACTCCGCCGGATTTGGCGAGGTCATCAACGAACGCACCCTGCGACGCCATCGCAATCGCGCTGGATATACCATCGGCGATACCAGGACGGTGGATCTATTCCGCTATGCCGCCTGGCTGACTCATCGGTACTTGGAACCGCCCAAAAAGGAACGCACCTACGAGGAGATGAAAGAAGCCGCCCGGCGGCGGAATGCCGAACTGGCCCGGGCCGGCCAGGACATCGGGCAGATCCCGGAAGTCGTCAATCCCGATCGCAAGGCACAGGCCACGGCCAGCTTCAAGACCTTCTGCGAGGTGTATTTCCCGGATGTGTTCTACCTGCCCTGGTCCGAGGACCATCGGAAGGTTATCGACAAGATCGAGCAGGCAGTCCTTCAGGGCGGCCTGTTTGCCCTGGCCATGCCGCGCGGATCGGGCAAGACGGTGTTGATGCAGATGGCCTGCCTGTGGTCTGCCCTGATTGGGGCCACGGAGTTTGTCTGCCTGATCGCCGCCTCCGCCGAACGGGCCAAGGACCTGCTGGAAAACATCAAGGTCTGGCTGGAGACCAATGACTTCTTGCATGAGGACTTCCCGGAAGTGACCTTTCCGATCCGCGCCCTGGAACGGATTACCAACCGCCAGAAAGGTCAGAGGCATAACGGGATTCCGACCCGGATCGAATGGGTGGCCGACAAGATCGTCCTGCCTACCATCGAAGGCAGCCAGGCATCCGGGGCGGTCATCTCCTCCTGCGGGATGAAGGGCTCGGATATACGAGGCCAGAACTATGCCCGCTCCGATGGCCGGGTAGTGCGGCCGCAATTGGTGATGGTCGATGACCCCCAGACCACCGAATCGGCCTGGAGCCCCTCCCAATCCCAGCGCAGAGAAGCAATCCTGGCGGGAGACGTATTGGGCATGGCCGGTCCCGGCAGGAAGATCTCCGGGCTGATGGCCTGTACGGTGATCCGGCCAGGGGATATGGCGGACAACATCTTAGACCGCCAAAAGCACCCCGAATGGCAGGGAGAGCGGACCAAGATGGTCTATGCCTTCCCGACCAATCAGAAACTCTGGGCGCAGTATGCGGAGATCCGGGCCGATTCCCTGCGGAATGATGGGGATGGTTCTGAGGCCACGGAGTTCTATCGCCAAAATCGGGAGGCGATGGATGCCGGAGCCATTGTCGCCTGGCCCGAGCGTCACAATAAGGACGAACTATCCGCCATCCAGCATGCCATGAACCTCAAGAT
This sequence is a window from Anaerohalosphaeraceae bacterium. Protein-coding genes within it:
- a CDS encoding winged helix-turn-helix domain-containing protein → MMKTQDIQIGSVYDLKVGRNTTPVRIMKAAQEGGWEAVTLAGNKPVAIQSAERLVGLYNPKKASPSAQGGKASPKPRKPTTRTQKAAQSKRGPTSPKVQRLSALDAAVRVLAEANGPMTCRQLIETMAAKDYWKSASGKTPANTLCAAILKEITTKGDDSRFQKVGRGQFVWARK
- a CDS encoding terminase gpA endonuclease subunit, whose product is MDLFRYAAWLTHRYLEPPKKERTYEEMKEAARRRNAELARAGQDIGQIPEVVNPDRKAQATASFKTFCEVYFPDVFYLPWSEDHRKVIDKIEQAVLQGGLFALAMPRGSGKTVLMQMACLWSALIGATEFVCLIAASAERAKDLLENIKVWLETNDFLHEDFPEVTFPIRALERITNRQKGQRHNGIPTRIEWVADKIVLPTIEGSQASGAVISSCGMKGSDIRGQNYARSDGRVVRPQLVMVDDPQTTESAWSPSQSQRREAILAGDVLGMAGPGRKISGLMACTVIRPGDMADNILDRQKHPEWQGERTKMVYAFPTNQKLWAQYAEIRADSLRNDGDGSEATEFYRQNREAMDAGAIVAWPERHNKDELSAIQHAMNLKMRDEAAFFAEYQNEPMVEAEGEEMLNADQIAAKLNGYNRSIVPVSCNLLTLFIDVQQKALFWMLCGWERDFTGYVVDYGTWPEQKRLYFTLRDIRRTLAQQKPGAGLEGAIYNALERFIILPEN